ACACCGAGAAGATGCGACAGCTTTTCCCCGTCAATGGCAATGCCGCACCGCTTTGCCTCGTCTATCATGTTGAGCACAACGATGAGCGGTATGCCCATCTCGATCAGCTGCAAAGTCAAGAACAAGTCGCGCGTCAGATGCACCGCATCGACGATATTGATAACGATATCGGCAGACAGTATCACGTCGCGCGCCACACGTTCCTCCTCGCCTGCCGACCCGACACCGTACACACCGGGCGTATCGACGAGCGTATCGCGCCCAAGACGCGCACACCGGACATCGAGCGTCGTTCCTGCATAATTCGACAC
The nucleotide sequence above comes from Selenomonadales bacterium. Encoded proteins:
- a CDS encoding 50S ribosome-binding GTPase — its product is MRRGGLPWWKKALRGGLFGKERSGSPPDKGRWSRAARDGSRDRGRTVVLAGNPNVGKSVFFTALSGVYREVSNYAGTTLDVRCARLGRDTLVDTPGVYGVGSAGEEERVARDVILSADIVINIVDAVHLTRDLFLTLQLIEMGIPLIVVLNMIDEAKRCGIAIDGEKLSHLLGV